TCCGCTTGAGCGACAATTTCCAAAATACGATTATTAGTTTCAGGATAGAATAATGACTCAACACAAACTTCTGCTACTTTTTGACGAGGAATTGAGCCTTCAAATAATGTATCAGCGCCCTTCACCACCACAGGATAATTATTTTCCTCATTTTTTAGCCCTCCCGGTCTAATTATGGTATAGTCCAAGCCACTGGAAATTAAATATTTTTCTGCTTGTTTTTTCCAAAATAAGACTAAACCAAATAAATTGAGAGGATGGAAAAAGCGCGACACACATAAAGAAGTTACAAAAATAAAACGTTTAATTTGAGCGTCTTTAGCGACATTAATTAACTTTTTGCTACCCTCATAATCCACTTGATAAAAAACGGTCGGATTAAGCTCAGGGGTTGCCCCTGTAGCGCATATCACCGTATCACAAGTTTTCACGGCGGAAGCATAGGTTTCTGGTTTTAACACATCACCCACCACTAATTCTACTTCTAGTGGTAATAATTCTTGGGCTTTTGCCTTATCTCTGACTAAGGCACAAACTGAAATATTTTTTTTGACTAACTCGGCAACAATTTTTTTGCCCGTTTTCCCTGTGGCGCCCGCTACAAATACTTTCATTCTGAATATATGACTAACTAAATTACTACTTTTATCATAAAGCAGTAACTCATCAATTAGACTTTTCCCACAATTAGGATTTTTGCACTGTGAAACAGGCATCTTGCCTGTATTTCTGAAGAAGTCTATTAAGATATATTTTTTGTCAATTCTTTCACCTAATACCTGACACCTGAAACCTCCCCTCACCAAAATACTTTTTCATCAAACCCTATTTAATCTTGGATATATTCTTCCCCTGTTTTGAGAGCAATCTCTGCTCGCATAAATTCTCTGCCTAAATAACCAGCATGATCTAACATGGTGACGGGCGCTGGTTTAGTT
The nucleotide sequence above comes from Cyanobacterium sp. T60_A2020_053. Encoded proteins:
- a CDS encoding SDR family oxidoreductase codes for the protein MKVFVAGATGKTGKKIVAELVKKNISVCALVRDKAKAQELLPLEVELVVGDVLKPETYASAVKTCDTVICATGATPELNPTVFYQVDYEGSKKLINVAKDAQIKRFIFVTSLCVSRFFHPLNLFGLVLFWKKQAEKYLISSGLDYTIIRPGGLKNEENNYPVVVKGADTLFEGSIPRQKVAEVCVESLFYPETNNRILEIVAQAEAKSMDWQELFSS